The Desulfatitalea tepidiphila genome window below encodes:
- a CDS encoding CoA-binding protein gives MAQRLTPADMDKFFNPQSIALVGVSRSGWRFGGLSFMRKLIDAGYAGRLYPINAKADDILGVKAWPDVASLPEVPDLVMVAVAAANVPAVIEACAGKGARHIHLLTAGFDELGTAAGQEMAARLVSTCVRYGIRLIGPNCMGPYRPAVGLTAWGAIPGVVGPLGIISQSGGMTQRLTEYAASLGLGVEKAVSVGNGSVLGALDFLDAFGDDPLIKVIGMYLEGIDDGGRLLELARKIGRSKPIVVIKGGQSDAGSRTVASHTGAMAGRAAIWEAVFRQANMIPVQTLDGWMDALMAFAFVPPPRANGVFIIGGGGGTSVLYGDTFVREGLSVPPLGAPTMARLREIVPEAGSIAGNPLDMWQVFTDTACLGHLIDMAEEEAAVDLIVVDRLIARNAFHMPKTPDLTAETLDMLDTRSGHKPIVFVVDSEGGDSRLAADGAAIRAAFGTAGYAVFPSIGRAARALSRLCRYYERRKKRK, from the coding sequence TTGGCCCAGCGTTTGACCCCCGCGGATATGGACAAGTTCTTCAACCCGCAAAGCATCGCCCTGGTGGGCGTCTCCCGCTCCGGATGGCGTTTCGGTGGGTTGAGCTTTATGCGCAAACTCATCGATGCGGGTTATGCAGGCCGCCTCTACCCCATCAATGCCAAGGCGGACGACATTCTCGGCGTCAAGGCCTGGCCGGATGTGGCATCGTTGCCCGAAGTCCCCGACCTGGTGATGGTGGCGGTGGCCGCCGCCAACGTTCCCGCGGTGATCGAGGCCTGCGCCGGCAAAGGCGCACGGCACATTCATCTGTTGACCGCCGGATTCGACGAACTCGGCACCGCGGCCGGCCAGGAGATGGCCGCGCGCCTCGTCTCCACCTGCGTGCGGTATGGCATACGGCTGATCGGACCGAACTGCATGGGACCCTATCGGCCGGCCGTGGGACTTACCGCCTGGGGCGCCATACCGGGCGTTGTCGGCCCCTTGGGAATCATCTCCCAGTCGGGGGGCATGACCCAGCGCTTGACCGAGTATGCCGCATCGCTAGGCCTGGGCGTTGAAAAGGCGGTCAGCGTGGGCAACGGCAGTGTGCTCGGTGCGCTCGATTTTCTGGACGCCTTCGGCGATGATCCGCTGATCAAGGTGATCGGTATGTATCTGGAGGGGATCGATGACGGAGGCCGGCTCTTGGAACTTGCCCGGAAGATCGGTCGAAGCAAACCCATCGTCGTTATCAAGGGCGGGCAGAGCGATGCGGGTTCCCGCACGGTGGCCTCCCACACCGGCGCCATGGCCGGTCGCGCTGCCATCTGGGAGGCGGTGTTCCGCCAGGCCAACATGATCCCGGTGCAAACGCTGGACGGCTGGATGGATGCCCTGATGGCGTTTGCCTTCGTTCCTCCGCCGCGCGCCAACGGGGTCTTTATCATCGGAGGCGGCGGGGGCACCAGCGTGTTGTACGGCGACACCTTCGTGCGCGAGGGGTTGAGTGTGCCGCCGCTGGGTGCCCCGACCATGGCGCGCCTGCGCGAGATCGTTCCCGAAGCCGGCTCCATCGCCGGCAACCCGTTGGATATGTGGCAGGTATTCACCGATACCGCCTGCCTGGGCCATCTGATCGACATGGCCGAGGAGGAAGCCGCGGTGGACCTGATCGTGGTCGACCGACTCATTGCCCGAAATGCGTTTCACATGCCCAAAACCCCGGACTTGACCGCCGAGACCCTCGACATGCTCGACACCCGATCGGGCCACAAACCCATTGTGTTCGTGGTGGACTCGGAAGGTGGCGACAGCCGGCTGGCTGCCGACGGGGCGGCCATCAGGGCCGCCTTCGGCACTGCCGGCTATGCGGTATTTCCCTCGATCGGCCGCGCGGCCCGGGCTCTTTCCCGGCTGTGTCGCTACTATGAACGGCGGAAAAAGCGAAAATGA
- a CDS encoding ABC transporter permease, which translates to MKRWIAFWNILLKDLRTYYLKPPNISWGLIFPLAWTGMFFVKSGSGLGSIPTVLPGVVAVSILFGTTSMLAVTVTFEKKNHSFERLLLAPIPLELLMLAKTAGAILFGTVNAFVPVIMAAFLSDLSQVAWAAFVPAVVLISVASTFLGLFIAVAVSEVFEAQTFSNFFRFPMIFLCGLFFPIEKLPVYLKPLSYVFPLTYGVDVFHGSIHGANIMPFALDLTLLSAFCVVLFGLSLYRISRSWIA; encoded by the coding sequence ATGAAGCGCTGGATCGCGTTCTGGAATATTCTGCTCAAAGACCTGCGAACCTATTACCTGAAACCGCCCAATATCAGTTGGGGCCTGATTTTTCCCCTGGCCTGGACAGGCATGTTTTTCGTCAAGTCCGGCAGCGGCCTGGGAAGCATTCCCACGGTGTTGCCGGGTGTGGTGGCCGTTTCCATCCTTTTCGGCACCACCTCCATGCTGGCGGTAACGGTGACCTTCGAGAAAAAAAACCACTCGTTCGAACGGCTTCTGCTGGCGCCCATTCCCCTGGAACTGCTGATGCTGGCCAAGACCGCCGGCGCCATCCTTTTCGGCACGGTCAACGCCTTTGTGCCGGTCATCATGGCCGCCTTTTTGAGCGACCTGTCACAGGTGGCGTGGGCGGCCTTCGTTCCCGCGGTGGTCTTAATCTCCGTGGCCTCCACGTTCTTGGGGCTTTTTATTGCCGTGGCCGTGAGCGAAGTGTTCGAAGCGCAGACCTTCTCCAACTTTTTCCGTTTTCCCATGATTTTTCTATGCGGACTCTTTTTCCCCATCGAAAAATTGCCGGTCTACCTGAAGCCGTTGTCCTATGTCTTCCCGTTGACCTATGGGGTCGACGTGTTTCATGGGTCCATACACGGCGCCAACATCATGCCCTTCGCCCTCGATCTGACCCTCCTGAGCGCCTTTTGTGTGGTGTTGTTCGGCCTGAGTCTTTATCGCATCAGCCGGAGCTGGATCGCCTGA
- a CDS encoding TerC family protein produces MADSLALLALLIGLELVLGVDNVLVIAIFVGRLPAEKRQKARVLGLALALVARIAMLSLVVFLVAMTRPVIWTLSVRDLILIGGGFFLLYKAVREIHHTLSLVDERTSHDAPKSGAFGAVIGQIVLLDIVFSIDSVITAVGLTSELWIIVLAVVLSFVGILFFARPIGEFILNHPALKILALSFLITIGVTLFMEGMHKHVPKAYIYLPMGFALFVEMLQMRYEHNRRKLQKG; encoded by the coding sequence ATGGCGGATTCACTGGCGTTACTGGCCCTGCTGATCGGCCTGGAACTGGTTCTTGGGGTGGACAACGTGCTGGTCATCGCCATCTTCGTCGGCCGGCTGCCGGCGGAAAAGCGCCAGAAGGCGCGGGTACTGGGGCTGGCCCTGGCCCTGGTAGCGCGGATCGCCATGCTCTCCCTGGTCGTCTTTCTAGTGGCCATGACCCGTCCGGTGATCTGGACCCTGTCGGTTCGCGATCTGATTCTGATCGGCGGCGGTTTTTTCCTCCTCTACAAGGCGGTGCGCGAAATCCACCACACCCTGTCGCTCGTGGATGAACGAACGTCCCACGATGCACCCAAAAGCGGCGCCTTCGGGGCGGTGATCGGCCAAATCGTGCTGCTCGACATCGTCTTTTCCATCGACTCGGTGATCACCGCCGTGGGCCTGACGTCCGAATTGTGGATCATCGTCCTGGCCGTGGTGCTCTCGTTCGTGGGCATCCTGTTCTTCGCCCGGCCGATCGGCGAGTTCATCCTCAACCATCCGGCGCTGAAAATCCTGGCGCTATCCTTTCTCATCACCATCGGCGTAACGCTATTCATGGAGGGCATGCACAAACATGTGCCCAAGGCCTATATCTATCTGCCCATGGGGTTCGCCCTCTTCGTGGAAATGCTGCAGATGCGCTACGAACACAACCGTCGCAAGCTGCAAAAGGGATAG
- a CDS encoding ABC transporter ATP-binding protein translates to MTDAIVVENIAKRFEKVDAVAGISFSVREGELFGFLGPNGAGKTTTINMLTGLARPDAGTIHIGGIDCTARPRSAQYLIGVVPDESNLYPELTGFGNLCFCAALYGMGKAEREARARELLDRFDLAEAANRKFVGYSKGMKRKLTIAAGIIHRPAILFLDEPTTGIDVASARHLRQLIDDLHRSGTTIFLTTHYIEEAERLCDRIAFIVSGRIVRVDTVDHLVQPIQGKHVVQITSTHTSQALHAGLSQAFPGVEFSLPGPGRIRVQADTPIHVGPLIRFLEDHGAEVTEARRMQLSLEDIFVRITGIAADAMHKEKEKGGGPK, encoded by the coding sequence ATGACCGATGCCATTGTCGTAGAAAATATCGCCAAGCGGTTTGAAAAAGTCGATGCGGTCGCCGGCATTTCGTTCAGCGTGCGGGAAGGAGAACTCTTTGGTTTTCTCGGTCCCAATGGGGCCGGCAAGACCACGACCATCAACATGCTCACCGGCCTGGCGCGACCCGATGCCGGAACGATCCATATCGGCGGCATCGACTGTACCGCCCGTCCGCGCTCGGCCCAGTATCTGATCGGCGTGGTGCCGGACGAGAGCAATCTCTACCCGGAACTCACCGGTTTCGGCAATCTCTGTTTCTGCGCGGCCCTTTACGGCATGGGAAAGGCCGAAAGAGAAGCAAGGGCCAGGGAGTTGTTGGACCGCTTCGACCTCGCCGAGGCGGCGAATCGCAAGTTCGTCGGCTATTCCAAGGGCATGAAGCGCAAGCTCACCATCGCCGCAGGGATCATCCACAGGCCCGCCATCCTGTTTCTCGACGAGCCCACCACCGGTATCGACGTGGCCAGCGCCAGGCACTTGCGCCAGCTCATCGACGACTTGCATCGCAGCGGCACCACGATTTTCCTGACCACCCACTACATCGAAGAGGCGGAACGGCTCTGTGACCGCATCGCCTTCATCGTGTCCGGCCGCATCGTCCGGGTCGATACGGTCGACCATCTGGTTCAGCCGATCCAGGGAAAACATGTGGTTCAAATCACCAGCACCCATACCAGCCAGGCGTTGCATGCCGGACTTTCCCAGGCCTTTCCGGGCGTGGAGTTTTCACTTCCCGGTCCCGGCCGCATCCGGGTGCAGGCCGACACCCCGATCCATGTCGGTCCCCTGATTCGCTTTTTGGAGGATCATGGGGCCGAGGTTACCGAAGCGCGCAGGATGCAGTTGTCGCTGGAAGATATATTTGTTCGGATCACGGGCATCGCGGCGGATGCCATGCACAAGGAAAAGGAAAAGGGGGGCGGCCCGAAATGA